TTTTTATAGGTGATATCATCGTATTCTTTGACCGTTTTCCAGTTTATTTCCATGGTAATTTGATTTAAAATTTTCCTGCAAGATAACAGCCTTACAGGAATTTTGTTGAATTTTAGTGCAGGATTGATCATTATGGGTAAAATCATTATTGAAAACAGAACTTATGGTTTTGATGAAATCAAGGAAGGAAATTGGTTGGAAAATGACCCCTATTTCCATCAGGCCCTGACGTTCTGTCAGTTGTGGCTTAAGGGGGCAACGGTATTTGAAATGCCCACCTCAGGCTCCACCGGTGAACCCAAAGACATTCAGGTCAACAGGAAGCAAATGGAAATTTCAGCCGCAGCGACGAGGGATTTTTTCCAAATCCCAAAAGGAGCCAAAATGCTTTGCTGTCTGAATATTTGGATGGTGGCAGGAAAGATGATGTTGGTCAGGGCGATGGAATGGGAGGCAGAACTTTACCTGGTCAAGCCCAGTGACAATCCTTTGCTGGAGTTGTATTTGGAATTTGATTTTGCGGCCATGGTTCCCCTTCAAGTGTCTGCCTGTCTGGAAAATGAAAAAACTGTACCTGTCCTGAAAAAAATCAAACACCTGATTATTGGGGGGGCACCTTCCTCTCCTACACTGATCCAAAATATACTGAATTCAGGGATCCGCGCATACCAAACTTATGGCATGACCGAGACAGTGTCCCATATTGCTTTGGCCAAAATCAACAGAGAGGAACTCGTCTATGAAGTTTTGCCGGGAGTGGAGATTGGAACAGACCAAGAACAAAGGCTATGGATCAAAGCACCTATGGCCTCACATCAAATCCTTCAGACCAATGATTTGGTAAAAATGATAGACAAAAGTCATTTCCAATGGCTGGGCAGGGCTGATTTCACGATCAATTCCGGGGGGATCAAACTACAACCCGAGCTAATGGAACCCAAGATTGCACCGGCTTTTGAAGCTATTTTCGGACACCAGCATTTTTTCCTGTTTGGCAAAGAAGATGAAAGACTTGGCCAAAAATTGGTTTTGGTCATTGGTCATGAGGATAAAGACGTTACAAAGGAACAGTTATTGCGGAATGCATTGAAGAACCTGTTCAACAGGTACCATTTACCAAAAGAAATCCTTTATGTTAAGGAATTCGTAAAAACAGCATCCGGTAAAATCAACCGACCTGCAACCTTTCAAAATAGCCAATGAAAATATCAATCATTATCTTGATGCTTTTTTCCTTTTTTCAAGCCATCCAGGAAAAAAACTCCCTCACCCTGACGGTCACCAAGGTGAAAAATAATCAGGGAGTAGTAAGGGTCCTTTTGTTCAGGGGCGGGGATGGTTTTCCCGATGCGGTTGAAAAAGCCTATGCCAATGCTTCCCTGAAGATTGAGGGCAATAAGGCCAGTATTACCTTTGATAATATTCCCACCGGAAATTATGCCTTTTCGGTATTTCATGATTCTCAGAATACAGGTAAGCTACGTACCAATGCCTTAGGGATTCCGAGGGATGGCTATGGTTTTTCCAACAATGCCATGGGAACTTTTGGACCTCCAAGTTTTGAAAAAGCCGCTTTCAGGGTGACCGCCGGTAAAAATTATGTTCAGATCAACCTGAGATAATTTATTTTTGCGCCAAAAATTTACTTCCAAATGATTTTATTGGATTATCCCTACGTTTCAGATTTCCTGAAAGACACCATTGTACAAAACCAATTTCCGGTAATTGCCACGAGTGAAGCGATTGCCATCATGGAGGACAGGCCGGCCAACTGGATTTCTGAACAAAAGGCAGTGGCGCAAATCAGGCAAAATCCACTTTTGCACCTATATACCAATTCAGAAAACAGCATCGCCTGGATTAAGCAACACCTTTCCGATACTTCCCTCCCTGAAAAAATTGAGACCTTTAAAAACAAATTCAGGTTCAGACAATTGATTCAGGAAGCTTATCCGGATTATTTTTTCAGCGCTGCCCAACTTTCCGATTTGAGGAAAATGGATGTATCCGCATTTAAATTCCCTTTCATCATCAAACCTGCGATTGGATTCTTCAGTATCGCGGTTCACAAAGTCGATAAGGTGGAGGATTGGCCGGAAATAGTAAGTAAAATTGAAGAACAGATCAAAAAGACCAGTAATCTTTATCCCCAGGAAGTGGTCAGCGATACAGAATTCATCATAGAATCTTACATCAAAGGGGAAGAGTACGCTTTTGACTGTTACTTCAACGAAAAGGGTGAGCCTACCATCCTCAATGTGCTTCACCATGTTTTTATGTCAGAGGCAGATGTAAGTGACAGGGTTTACACAAGTTCCAAAGCAATCATTGAAAGGTTAAGCCCAGCCATTATGGAATTTCTTCATTTGGTGGGAAAGAAAATTGACCTGAGGAATTTTCCTTTGCATATAGAAATCAGAGAAACAGCTCCGGGAAAAATCATCCCGATTGAAGTCAACCCTATGCGTTTTGGGGGCTGGTGCACCACCGCAGACCTGACCTGGTTTACATATGGTATAAATTCTTATGAATACTTTTTCAAGTCCCAAAAACCTGATTGGGAAAAAGTTTTCAAAGGAAGGGAAAATAAAAAATACAGTTTGATCTTATTGGACAACCAATCGGATGTGCCACAAGAGTCCATCGCCTATTTTAATTTTGATACGCTGGCCAAGGATTTTGAAAATCCCCTGCATGTCCGCAAGGTCAATATGGATAAATTCGGGGTTTTCGGTTTCCTATTTACCGAAACCAGTGAAGGTAATGAAAGGGAGTTGGATGAGATCCTGCATTCCGACCTTAAAAAGTACATGGTTTTGAAGTAATTTAAACCGCAAGGAATCCAAGGAAATCCCAAAGAGGGCAAAATCTGTAAAATTCGTGGCCTTTTTTCCGCGTCCATCTGCAGCCATCCGCGGTTCAATATAATCTCACCATCCCTTCCCGTCCGTGCAAGCGGGGGCGTTCAAATCCCACTCAGGTTTCATATCGTCGGCGTGGGACGGGAATCAATTGTTCAGCAGATTCCTGCACCGACTCGGGGGCAGAGGATTGGTCATTATACCCGGGGTAAAACCCTGGGTTACCACTAGACAGGCCCTACGGCCTGATTCACAAAAGGCTTCTATTACATCTACCTGAGAAGACCCAGCGCCAGCTGCTTGGTGTTCTTCTTTCGTCTTATCTACTCAAAACGCTTGAGTTATTTAGGAAAACCTCCCTATTAAAGAACAAAGCTCCTCACCCCTTCAAGACTTCCTCATTCCTCATTCTACATTCTCCGCTAATACTCCATAATTAAAGGAGATGCTTCACTACGTTCATCAGGACGGTTAGCTATACACTCACTCCTACTTTCAAAACTCCAACTCCACAACTTGACAACCTGACAACTCCTAATCCCTCATTCAACATTTCCCCCTTTTACCTTGTCTCGTATTACTCCTCAATACATTTCCCTAACTTTACACCCTCAATTTGACAATTATGAGTGATTCTCAGGGCACACGTATCAATAAATACCTCAGTGAGGTGGGCTTTTGTTCCAGAAGGGCTGCCGATAAGCTGATTGAAGAGGGCAAGGTAACCATCAATGGGAAAGTCCCGGAGATGGGCACCAAAATGATGCCCGGAGATGAGATACGGGTCAATGGGAAATTGATTGCTGAGCCTGAGGAAGAACATGTTTATATTGCCTTCAACAAACCGGTGGGTATCGTCTGCACCACAGACACCAAATCAGAAAAGGACAACATCATCGATTACATCAACCATCCAAAACGGATCTTTCCGATCGGAAGATTGGACAAACCAAGTGAAGGCCTCATCCTTTTGACCAGTGATGGGGATATTGTCAATAAAATCCTGAGGGCCAAAAACAACCACGAAAAAGAATATATAGTGACAGTAGACCGGATCATAACTTCAGATTTTATCCGTAAAATGTCCGACGGCATTCCTATCCTGGGTACTGTTACTAAAAAATGTGAGGTAAAATCACTGGGAAAATACAAATTCAAAATCACCCTGTCACAGGGATTTAACAGACAGATCCGCCGGATGTGTGAATACCTCTGCTATAATGTAACCAAATTAAAAAGAATTAGGATCATGAACATTCCCTTGGACTTGCCTATCGGAAAATGGAGGGATCTTAAACCCCAAGAACTCAGGGAGATCAACCTTCTCGTAGCAGATTCTAGTAAAACCCACGATGATTAAGTTTGATGATGAAGTTTTTTTGGCATGAAATTGGTTTTTGGAGATTGAAAAAATCAATCACAAAGACAATGAAACGAGTATCCAAATTTTCCAATCTATTATCCATTTTAATCTTAGTTTCTTTTCTAGCTGCCTGCAAAAATTGGAATAACACCCAAAAAGGAGCAGTCATCGGTGCGGGAACCGGAGCGGCTGTAGGTGCTGTCATAGGAAATAAAAGCGGTCAGGCAGGACGTGGCGCAGGGATTGGGGCAGTCATAGGTGGTGTAGCAGGTACGGCCATCGGGGTTTATATGGACAAACAGGCCAAGAAGATGGAAGAACAAATCAAAGATGCAGAGATCGAACGGGTTGAGGAAGGTATCAAGGTAACTTTTGCTTCAGGAATTCTCTTTGGTTTTGATTCCTATTCCCTCACACCGGCATCACAGGAAAACCTGATGAAATTTGCAGAAATATTAAAAGAATATCCTGACACGGATATCATGATAGAGGGACATACGGACAACAGGGGCAGCAGATCTTATAATCAGGGACTTTCTGAAAGGAGAGCACAATCTGTAAGAAATTACCTAAGAATGCAGGGTGTATCAGAAAGCAGAATGCAGACCGTAGGATATTCCTTTGACCGCCCGGTTGCCAGCAATGACACTGATGAAGGTAGGGCCAAAAACAGAAGGGTAGAAATCCTCATCACTGCCAATGAAAACCTGGTCGAGAAAGCTGAAAAAGGGGAAATCAGGAATTAAAAAGAAAAAAATTAAAAGAGCCATTTGAACAAAGTGGCTCTTTGACTTTTCTTCTGTTGAAATATTTTTTTTTACTGTCGTCCGACTAAAATAAGAAATTTAAAATAAAGTCCTCTAATGAAGTTTTAGAGGTGTTTTTTGTTGAAAGTCAAAAAGCACCCCCTATCCGGAAAGGAATAATTGGGTTTGTACATTTTGGATGTCTTTTTGAAATATACTTTTAAAGTAAGCTTCAGGAAAAAGTAGGAACTTTTCAAGACTGACGTAGGAGCAAAGATTTTTTGCGGCTACCATGACCATGGTCGAGAAGTCTTCAGCCTCTTTTATCCGCTTATGTAGAACTGTAAACAGGAGGTTGAGTATCAATGCCACCCAAATCTGGATTTTGATCCCGTTCTCGCTGTCCGACAAAAAATATCTGAGTTCAAAATTCTGCTTGATCTGCTTGAAAAGCACTTCGATAACCCACCTGTTCTTATAGAGAAGAGCTATGGTTAGGGCATCCAATCCCTTAAGATTGGTGATAAACTCCAGCGTTTCACCGCTTTCAGGGTCAGCATAAACCACCAGTCTGGCTTCAACTGTCCGAGAAACTCCCTTCTCCCTGTAGCTCAGTGAGATAATCTGGTCCTTGATGATGTCCAAGGCATGCGTACAGTCAAACTCACTGACCACTTCATATCTTGCATTGTCTTTTTTTCTGGTCACAAAATATCTGTTTGAACTGTCCCACTTTTCAAAGCAGGAATAGCGGTTATATCCTTTGTCGAAAACAGCTATCCCGTGCTCAGGCAGATCCATCACTTTTAAAAACATATTTTCATTTGTGGCCGCAGAACGGATACATATGAAGTTGGGAACGCCTTCTGCCAGATTCATTTTGGCAAATATCTTGGCACCACCTTTTTTCTTTCCGTTCAGGGGATTGCGTCCGGCCCCTCTGAGGATTTCCTTGAACAGCGTGACCGTTGAGGAATCAAAAACCTCAACACGGCTGAGGTCGACCTCTCCACCGATATCGAGCCAATTTCCTACCAAAGATGCCCTATAGTATGAATACAGCCCTTTGTATAGTTGTTCAAAAACACGATAACTGCGTTTACGGTTTGCATCAGAAAGGGTACTCCTGGCAGGTAGCTGCTTCATTCCAAAAGGAATAAGCTTGGTTATGATCAGGCCGATGTTTTTGCAGACCTCTCTAAGACTGCTGTTTCTGGTCAACACCGCATAAAACATGCAGATGAAGTGATCACTTGTTTTGAGTTTCTTGTAGTACCTATCCGAGTTTTCTTCCTCAACGACCTGATTCAATAGCTCTTTGGGAATAAGAGAGAGGAGTTGAGCGATAATAGGATGCCCAGACAAAAATTTATGCTTAAATTGTGTCACGTTGTTGGTTCTTGGTCGAAACAACAATATGAAAAAGATGGGTAAGCTCCAAAAGGGCTGCCCATCTTTGATTTTTGTACTATTCTAGGATTTTATTTTTTATATTGCCTCAGTTCTCGGAGGACAGTAATTTTTTTTTAAATTCTCAATCTGTTTTTTTATTCTCTTTTATGATCATCCGGCATCATTCCACTAACAGAATTTCAAAGAATTGACCGGTATTAAAGAACCAATATCCATGAATTTCCTATCTCAAAAAATTTTGGCCTGGTCAAAAACCACATAAATAATGATAACTGATATCATTAGGGACATAGATAATTAATAATTTGATAAATGACTTTGTTAAGAGTTTTATTAAAGCGTAGGTATTTTTAGGCTTTATTGGTTACATGGAAAACTCTGACTTGTATTTACTCAGTAAGATCATCAAAGATAATGTCAGGTCTTATGAAGCAATATTTAATAAATATTGGGAGATGGTCTTTAAGTTTATTGTAAAAAAAAACAGGTGATTACAGTCAGGCGGAGGATATTGTTCAAGAAGTCTTTCTTTTGGTATGGAACCGAAGAAAAAGCCTCCATATACATACGAACCTAAAAAATTATCTCTTGGCAGTAGCGAAGTATATGTATTTCAAGTCAATTGATACACAAACTTTACAGTTGGACGGAGAAGAATTGGAAGCATGCGGGATTGATCCCTACACACCTGAGACCTGCCTAGAGTTCGATGAACTACACCACCGTTATCTTCAATGCATTGAAAAACTGCCTGAAAAATACAAAGAAGTCTTTAAGCTCAGCCAACATGAGTCTCTTTCGATAACAGAAATTTCCGCCAAACTAAAGCTTGCGCCCCAGACAGTCAGCAATCGTTTGACAGCAAGTAAACAGTTGATTAGACAGGACCTGAAAAAACACTATCCCTTATTACTTTTTTTATTTTTAAATTGATTATTAATTTTTCATGTCTTTTTTTGAAAATTTATTAACGAAATGGTAATCATTTTTTAGGGTAAGAAAGTCAGTTTTGAGACACATATCTATGTAGTCTCAAATTATATGATGGACATACCCAAAAAAATCCGGCTTTTAATCTATAAAGATCTACGGGGCAAATCCTCGGTCAATGAACAGGAAGATTTAGACAAATGGTTTTTTGCTTATGAACATCCCAGCTATCCCCTAAGTTCCAGGTCGCTCAAAACCATCAAAAACCGTCAAAAGAAATTTTTAAAAAGTCAGATACAGTACAAATATTCTTTAGTTGATCAATACAAAAAATTTGCCGCTGTATTTATACTTTTTTCAATAGCCATTTCCGCGTATTTCTTATCAAATAGGGATTTTCCAAAATCTCAGCAGGAGAAGCCTGTTTTCTACCAGGAAATTTCTGCCAAGTTTGGAGAAAGAAAACTCATCAAGCTTAATGATGGAACCCAAGTGAAATTATTTGGTCCAACATCATTATTTATCCATGAAGATTATCCAATACTAAGGGAGATTAAGTTAGTTGGCGAGGCTTTTTTCGATGTACGGCATGATTCCCTGAGCCCTTTTTTCATAGATGCCGGAAAATTTAAAATTAAGGTGTTAGGCACATCTTTCCTGGTTCAGGCAGATAGCAGCCAAACCTCCTCGGTATCCATTAAATCAGGCATTGTAAATGTCAGCAATGAGCATGATTATTCAGAAAACCTCTTCAAAAATGAACAAATAGTTTTTGAAAAAACCGAGCCTCTCCCCTTAAAAAGGAAAATTGATCCGGAAATCAGTTTCGCTAAAGTTGAAAACATTTTATGGTATGAAAACACCAGGTTAGATTTTGTTTTGGAGGATTTAAAAAAATGGTATGGCTTAGAAAAACTGGAACAGATTGGTCCAATACATGAATTTAAAATTACCGGAAAATATAGAAACCAAACCTTAAAAGAAATATTACAATCCATTTCATATTCAACTGGAATTGCCTATGAATTAAATGACAAACAATTAAAAATCACAACAAAATAAAAAAGGCTGGCTTGCGCCAACAAGACCAGCCCAAACAAACTGTAAAAACTAACCTTAAATTATGAAAAAAAAATTACTCATCCTATTTATGAGGATAAGCATCCACATGTTGACTATTGCCTTTTTGGTTTACATCGGAAGTGGAATAGTCTGGGCACATGAGACAGATGCCCAACAATTGAAAGATACCTTCATTCAAACAAAGAAGGGGACATTTTCCTTAAAACAGGTGATTCGCAAGATCGAACAATCCAGCGACTTCAATTTTACATTCTACGATAGCCATCTATTGGCTACGGAGGTTGTAATTAAGGGAGGCAATTTTGACCTCGAATCTCTTTTAGAAGAAATAGCAAGGCAATCGGGTCTTTCATTTCTGCAAGTGAACAACAATATTGCCATCCGAAGCAACAGGGCTAAAGACATCGATTCATCAGTAAATGAATTGATAAACATTGAGGGTGTTATCAGAGATGCAAAAACTGGTGAACCTCTTCCAGGAGTGAATATTCTTATTAAAGGGACCACGAAAGGAACAGTTACCGATATAGAAGGAAGGTTTAAAATTGACGCGGAAAGAAACGAAACCTTATTGGTTTCTTTTATTGGATATGAAAGTCAGGAAATCCGTGTTGGCAATGAAAGCTTTTTAGTAATAACTCTAAACGAAGACAATAAAAGCCTGGATGAGGTAGTAATTATTGGATATGGAACCCAAAGTAAACAAGATGTCTCAGGTTCTATAGCATCCCTATCAGTCACAGATAAACGTTTGGCGGAACTTCCGCTCATGAATCCGGAACAGTTGATGCAGGGAAGGATTGCAGGGGTGAATGTGACACAAAACTCCGGAACTCCAGGAGGACGATCCACGGTAAGAATTAGGGGAGCTAGTTCCATTACAGGCGGAAATGATCCTTTATATGTTGTTGATGGAATTCCTATCAATGTTGGAAATTACAACGGGGCAGCAGGGGGTGCAGTATCTCAAAATCCTTTATCGAATATCAGCCCTAATGAAATTGAAAGCATTGAAGTTTTAAAAGATGCTGCAGCCGCTGCCATCTATGGATCAAGGGCTTCCAATGGTGTAATTATTATCACAACAAAAAGGGGATCCGAAGGACGGTCCAGAGTTAGCTTCAATGCATACACAGGAATTCAAGAAGTATCCAGACGCATACCATTGATGAATGGTCCGGAATGGGGCGAACTTATAAATGAAGCCCGTGCTAATGTAGGACTGGCACCAATTTTTGAAGACCCATCTACCCTTCCCACTACAGACTGGCAGGATGAAATCTTTAGGAGAGCTCCAATACAAAATTATGAGGTATCCTTATCGGGAGGAACCCAAAAATCACAATATTTCCTTTCCGGAGGTTATTTTGACCAATCAGGTGTGGTTATTGCCAGTGGATTTAGAAGGGGAAATTTCAGGTTTAACTTTGATCAACACCTTAATGACCGAATGAAAACAGGTGTAAGCCTTAGTTTAACCCGTTCAACCCAAGACCGTGTAAGTACAAGTGACAGGCAGGGAATCGTGGCTGTAGCAATAGTAAAATCACCCGCTATTCCTGTAAGATTAGAGGATGGAAGTCTAAATCCTGTGGATCCTTATATCAGTAATCTTGACAACCCTGTAATTATAGCTGAGCAAGTCAGAAATCAAGCTTTCAATAACCGTGTAATTGGTAATGGGTACATCGATTTTGAAATCATTGACGGTCTGACATTAAGAAGCACCCTGGGAGTTGATTATCTTGGCCTGGAAGAAGTATTATTTGTCCCAAGAAATAATTTGACCGTTGTGGGAAGGACTACTAATGGTTCTGGAACCAACAGCTTTACTCAAGATATAGGATGGATCAATGAAAATACTTTATCCTATATTAAAGAATTTTCTGCTGATCACCGCTTTAATGCATTATTAGGTTATTCTTTACAAACGTCTGAATTTTCAAGAACTATTGCTTCTGCCACCAATTTTGCTTTGGAATCTATCCCTACCCTTGCCTCAGCTTCCATAAAAAATTCAAGTTCTACTGGAAGCAGCTGGGGGCTGGTCTCTTATTTTTCCAGGTTTAACTACTCCTTCAAAAACAAGCTGGTTTTAGCCGCTAGTTACAGAATCGACGGATCTTCAAGATTTTCTGAAAACAACAAATATGGAAGTTTTCCATCCGTATCAGCCGCTTACCGCTTGGGACAGGAAGATTTTCTAAGAAATCTCAAGTGGCTCAATGAGTTCAAAATCAGAGGCAGCTGGGGAAGAACAGGAAATCAGGAAATAGGGAATTTCACATCAAGAGGACTTTTTGCTGGTGGATTTAATTACATTGGTTTGTCTGGATTAGCTCCAATACAACTGGAAAATCCTGACCTGACCTGGGAAACCACAGAGCAGACAAATCTTGGATTTGATTTTTCATTTTTGAATAAGCGATTAAATGTTTCAACTGATGTTTATTTAAAACAGACTTCAGGTCTTTTACTGGATGTTTTATTACCGGCCACTTCAGGATTCAACAGTTCTCTTCAAAACGTTGGTAATGTTGAAAACAGGGGACTTGAACTGGCCTTCAATTCTGTAAACATTCGAAACAATAAATTTTCGTGGTTATCAGATTTTAACATCAACTTCAACAGAAATAAAGTGACCAATCTTCCTGGAGGCCCCAGACCGCTAGGATTTAATGGTTATGCCAGCATTATCAAGGAAGGCTTTCCTCTGGGAACTTTCTATGGTTGGAGGATAATACGTGTGAATCCCGAAACAGGCAATTTCGACTTTGAAGATCTTGATGGCGATGGTAATATTCCATTTGCTTCCACAAGCACTGATGTTCAGGTTATAGGCAGTGCCCAGCCTAAATTCACAGGAGGGCTAACCAACACTTTTACATTAGGAAAGTTTGACGCTTCGGTATTTATGCACTTTGTCTATGGAAACCAGATTTTTGATTTAGCGGAATATTCTTATGGAAGACTTCATACCTGGTTTAATTCAAGCAGAAAAATAGCTGAAAACAGATGGAGACAACCAGGCGATATTACTACTGTTCAAAGAGCCGCTTGGGGCGATCCGACAAGAAATGGGTCTGTGTCTGACCGTACTATTTCAGATGGATCTTTCCTGAGGATCAAAAATGTCTCGTTAGGTTACAACCACAGTAATCCAAAATTAGAAAAAATCGGAATACAAGGGGTTAGGCTCTATTTGGCAGCCAATAACCTATTCACATTCACCCGTTACCAAGGATATGATCCAGAGGTAAACGGATTTGAAGATGATGCAAGATTTGGTTTTGATGCCAACTCCTACCCACAAGCCAGATCTTACATTTTTGGATTAAATGTTACGTTCTAATTTAAAGATAAACATGAAGAAAATACATAAAATTTCTATCCTGATTTGCTTCATTTTCCTTGCTCAGGCATGTAATATTCTGGATCAGGAACCTATTGATGCTGTGTCAAACCAAAGGCTTTTCACTAGAGGTTCTGATGCTGAACCCGCCATAATAGGAGCATATGAAGCTGCAGCCCGTCTCGGACAAAACTATGTTTTGATGGCAGAAATACCCACCAAAAATATTGTTGGAAATGCATTGAACAGACAGTTTGAACAGATGAACAACTTGTTGTTTTTAGATGACAACGGGTTCTACAACAACTTATGGAGAGAAAATTATCTCTTGATAAGCAGGGTAAACGTCATCATTTCACGAGTCCCTGGAATTGAAGACTTATCAACGGAAAACAAAAACAGGGTCTTGGCTGAAGCCCGATTCCTAAGGGCTTTTGCCTACTTCAATCTGGTGAGGTATTTCGGAAATGTTCCTTTGATTACAGAACCTACCACCACCGCAGATCTAGTAAGTCTTCAGGTTAGCAGAGATCCTACGGAAAAAGTCTATGAACAGATTTTTTCCGACCTTGAATTTGCCAAGCAAAACTTACCTGATAATTTCTCTGGTACGCTGGCAACAAAAGCAAGGGCAACAAAAGCAGCAGCTTTTGCTTTGGCAACAAGGATACACCTTTTCCGAAAAGAATATAGCCAAGTCCTTTCAAATTCGGAGCAGGTAATTTCATTGAGAGGGAGAAGCCTCACCAATTCCTATCAATCCCTTTATGCCGACAGGAATACCGATGAAGCAATTTGGGAAATCAATTATGACAATATCGTCACCAATACCATGGCAAGGACTTTCCTCCCTGGAGCCCTTGGTGGTGTAAGAATGCTCGAAGTCAATCCAGACATCATCTCGGCTTATGAAGCAGGGGACCTTAGAAAAAATGTCACAATTGGAATGCAAGCCGG
This Cecembia calidifontis DNA region includes the following protein-coding sequences:
- a CDS encoding FecR family protein; translation: MDIPKKIRLLIYKDLRGKSSVNEQEDLDKWFFAYEHPSYPLSSRSLKTIKNRQKKFLKSQIQYKYSLVDQYKKFAAVFILFSIAISAYFLSNRDFPKSQQEKPVFYQEISAKFGERKLIKLNDGTQVKLFGPTSLFIHEDYPILREIKLVGEAFFDVRHDSLSPFFIDAGKFKIKVLGTSFLVQADSSQTSSVSIKSGIVNVSNEHDYSENLFKNEQIVFEKTEPLPLKRKIDPEISFAKVENILWYENTRLDFVLEDLKKWYGLEKLEQIGPIHEFKITGKYRNQTLKEILQSISYSTGIAYELNDKQLKITTK
- a CDS encoding ATP-grasp domain-containing protein; its protein translation is MILLDYPYVSDFLKDTIVQNQFPVIATSEAIAIMEDRPANWISEQKAVAQIRQNPLLHLYTNSENSIAWIKQHLSDTSLPEKIETFKNKFRFRQLIQEAYPDYFFSAAQLSDLRKMDVSAFKFPFIIKPAIGFFSIAVHKVDKVEDWPEIVSKIEEQIKKTSNLYPQEVVSDTEFIIESYIKGEEYAFDCYFNEKGEPTILNVLHHVFMSEADVSDRVYTSSKAIIERLSPAIMEFLHLVGKKIDLRNFPLHIEIRETAPGKIIPIEVNPMRFGGWCTTADLTWFTYGINSYEYFFKSQKPDWEKVFKGRENKKYSLILLDNQSDVPQESIAYFNFDTLAKDFENPLHVRKVNMDKFGVFGFLFTETSEGNERELDEILHSDLKKYMVLK
- the rluF gene encoding 23S rRNA pseudouridine(2604) synthase RluF — its product is MSDSQGTRINKYLSEVGFCSRRAADKLIEEGKVTINGKVPEMGTKMMPGDEIRVNGKLIAEPEEEHVYIAFNKPVGIVCTTDTKSEKDNIIDYINHPKRIFPIGRLDKPSEGLILLTSDGDIVNKILRAKNNHEKEYIVTVDRIITSDFIRKMSDGIPILGTVTKKCEVKSLGKYKFKITLSQGFNRQIRRMCEYLCYNVTKLKRIRIMNIPLDLPIGKWRDLKPQELREINLLVADSSKTHDD
- a CDS encoding DUF2141 domain-containing protein translates to MKISIIILMLFSFFQAIQEKNSLTLTVTKVKNNQGVVRVLLFRGGDGFPDAVEKAYANASLKIEGNKASITFDNIPTGNYAFSVFHDSQNTGKLRTNALGIPRDGYGFSNNAMGTFGPPSFEKAAFRVTAGKNYVQINLR
- a CDS encoding AMP-binding protein; the protein is MGKIIIENRTYGFDEIKEGNWLENDPYFHQALTFCQLWLKGATVFEMPTSGSTGEPKDIQVNRKQMEISAAATRDFFQIPKGAKMLCCLNIWMVAGKMMLVRAMEWEAELYLVKPSDNPLLELYLEFDFAAMVPLQVSACLENEKTVPVLKKIKHLIIGGAPSSPTLIQNILNSGIRAYQTYGMTETVSHIALAKINREELVYEVLPGVEIGTDQEQRLWIKAPMASHQILQTNDLVKMIDKSHFQWLGRADFTINSGGIKLQPELMEPKIAPAFEAIFGHQHFFLFGKEDERLGQKLVLVIGHEDKDVTKEQLLRNALKNLFNRYHLPKEILYVKEFVKTASGKINRPATFQNSQ
- a CDS encoding OmpA family protein, with product MKRVSKFSNLLSILILVSFLAACKNWNNTQKGAVIGAGTGAAVGAVIGNKSGQAGRGAGIGAVIGGVAGTAIGVYMDKQAKKMEEQIKDAEIERVEEGIKVTFASGILFGFDSYSLTPASQENLMKFAEILKEYPDTDIMIEGHTDNRGSRSYNQGLSERRAQSVRNYLRMQGVSESRMQTVGYSFDRPVASNDTDEGRAKNRRVEILITANENLVEKAEKGEIRN
- a CDS encoding IS4 family transposase; translation: MTQFKHKFLSGHPIIAQLLSLIPKELLNQVVEEENSDRYYKKLKTSDHFICMFYAVLTRNSSLREVCKNIGLIITKLIPFGMKQLPARSTLSDANRKRSYRVFEQLYKGLYSYYRASLVGNWLDIGGEVDLSRVEVFDSSTVTLFKEILRGAGRNPLNGKKKGGAKIFAKMNLAEGVPNFICIRSAATNENMFLKVMDLPEHGIAVFDKGYNRYSCFEKWDSSNRYFVTRKKDNARYEVVSEFDCTHALDIIKDQIISLSYREKGVSRTVEARLVVYADPESGETLEFITNLKGLDALTIALLYKNRWVIEVLFKQIKQNFELRYFLSDSENGIKIQIWVALILNLLFTVLHKRIKEAEDFSTMVMVAAKNLCSYVSLEKFLLFPEAYFKSIFQKDIQNVQTQLFLSG